The following are encoded in a window of Variovorax paradoxus genomic DNA:
- a CDS encoding ABC transporter substrate-binding protein, protein MKSLLKATALVAALACGTTAALAQAPKQPLRIGMTFQELNNPYFVTMKQALEEAAASIGATVVTTDARHDVAKQIGDVEDMIQKKIDILLLNPTDSAGVQSAVRSAKKAGVIVVAVDANAQGPVDSFVGSKNLDAGRLACEYLAKSIGEKGDVAILDGIPVVPILERVKGCREALAKYPGIKVVSTQNGKQERATALTVTENILQANKNLKGVFSVNDGGSMGALAAIEASGKDVKLTSVDGAPEAIKAMQKAGSKFIATTAQYPRDQIRLAIGIALAKKWGANVPAAVPVDVKLIDAEGAKTFSW, encoded by the coding sequence ATGAAGAGCCTTCTCAAAGCCACCGCCCTCGTCGCCGCCCTCGCCTGCGGCACCACCGCCGCACTGGCACAGGCGCCCAAGCAGCCGCTGCGCATCGGCATGACCTTCCAGGAACTGAACAACCCCTACTTCGTGACGATGAAGCAGGCACTGGAAGAAGCCGCCGCCAGCATCGGCGCCACCGTGGTCACCACCGATGCGCGCCACGACGTGGCCAAGCAGATCGGCGACGTGGAAGACATGATCCAGAAGAAGATCGACATCCTGCTGCTGAACCCGACCGACTCGGCCGGCGTGCAGTCGGCGGTGCGCTCGGCCAAGAAGGCCGGCGTGATCGTGGTGGCGGTCGATGCGAACGCGCAGGGCCCGGTCGATTCGTTCGTGGGTTCCAAGAACCTCGACGCGGGCCGCCTGGCCTGCGAGTACCTCGCGAAGAGCATCGGCGAAAAAGGCGACGTGGCCATCCTCGACGGCATTCCGGTCGTGCCGATCCTGGAGCGCGTGAAGGGCTGCCGCGAAGCGCTGGCCAAGTACCCCGGCATCAAGGTCGTGAGCACGCAGAACGGCAAGCAGGAGCGCGCCACCGCGCTCACCGTCACCGAGAACATCCTGCAGGCGAACAAGAACCTCAAGGGCGTGTTCAGCGTGAACGACGGCGGCTCGATGGGCGCACTCGCCGCCATCGAAGCCAGCGGCAAGGACGTGAAGCTCACCAGCGTGGACGGCGCGCCCGAGGCCATCAAGGCGATGCAGAAGGCAGGCTCGAAGTTCATCGCGACCACCGCACAGTACCCGCGCGACCAGATCCGCCTGGCCATCGGCATCGCACTCGCGAAGAAGTGGGGCGCCAACGTGCCCGCGGCCGTGCCGGTCGACGTGAAGCTCATCGACGCCGAAGGCGCCAAGACCTTCAGCTGGTAA